One Leucoraja erinacea ecotype New England chromosome 5, Leri_hhj_1, whole genome shotgun sequence DNA segment encodes these proteins:
- the tbp gene encoding TATA-box-binding protein, translating into MDQSNNGLPPYAQGLSSPQGIMTPGNTIFSPMMPYGTGLTPQPVQSSNSISLLEEQQRQQQQAAQQSTTSQLTTQVSTNQPPQLFHSQTMTTTNLPGITSHYASPMTPMTPVTPATPASESSGIVPQLQNIVSTVNLGCKLDLKTIALRARNAEYNPKRFAAVIMRIREPRTTALIFSSGKMVCTGAKSEEQSRLAARKYARVVQKLGFPAKFLDFKIQNMVGSCDVKFPIRLEGLVLTHQQFSSYEPELFPGLIYRMIKPRIVLLIFVSGKVVLTGAKVRAEIYEAFENIYPILKGFRKTT; encoded by the exons ATGGATCAGTCAAACAATGGGCTGCCCCCTTATGCACAAGGATTATCATCACCACAA GGTATCATGACACCCGGGAACACAATATTTAGTCCGATGATGCCATATGGCACTGGCTTGACTCCACAGCCTGTCCAAAGCTCGAATAGCATATCTCTCTTGGAAGAACAGCAACGACAGCAGCAACAAGCAGCACAGCAGTCCACAACATCTCAACTAACAACACAAGTTTCTACCAATCAGCCACCGCAGCTCTTTCATTCACAGACAATGACCACCACTAATTTACCAGGCATCACATCTCATTATGCTTCTCCAATGACTCCCATGACGCCCGTAACTCCAGCTACTCCTGCTTCTGAGAGTTCAGGAATTGTACCACAACTACA AAATATCGTGTCTACAGTCAATTTAGGTTGCAAACTGGATCTGAAGACGATAGCTCTCCGAGCAAGAAATGCTGAGTATAACCCAAAA cgTTTTGCTGCTGTCATCATGAGAATTCGGGAGCCTCGTACAACTGCACTTATTTTCAGCTCCGGGAAAATGGTGTGTACTGGCGCAAAAAG TGAAGAACAGTCACGGTTAGCTGCAAGGAAATATGCCAGAGTTGTACAAAAGTTGGGATTTCCAGCGAAATTTCTGGATTTTAAAATTCAGAACATGGTAGGCAGTTGTGATGTGAAATTTCCAATTCGACTAGAAGGGCTGGTGCTCACTCATCAGCAATTCAGCAG TTATGAACCAGAGCTGTTTCCTGGGTTAATCTACCGAATGATCAAACCAAGAATTGTGTTACTAATATTTGTGTCTGGAAAAGTTGTATTGACAG GTGCTAAAGTTCGTGCGGAAATCTATGAAGCTTTTGAAAACATCTATCCGATTTTGAAAGGTTTCAGGAAGACAACATAA